The following is a genomic window from Bacillus sp. V2I10.
ATAGGCAAAGCGATTGGCCTCAAAGATGATCTCATTTCCTGTCCCTTGTTCTTCACGGGTGAATATTTTCTCTGTAAACTCTTGAGACATTTGAATTGAAATCGGCTCTAATACAGATTCATAGAAAGCGTTCCACTGATTTTCGTTATAATCACTTGTCACAATAGCCTTGTTTATATTGAAATAGCGATAAACTTTATCTTGGATGACTTTTAATTGCTTGCTGTCCACCATTTTAGGATCGTTTTTCGATTCTTGATATTCAGCTTTGCTGTCAAGGGCAGCAATCCCACCATTGTTCGTAACGTCCATATAATCCGCAACAAATTTATCGCGATTTAACCGAATATCGGATTCTTTTAACATACCTGTGAACTTTAAAAGGCCCCGTAAAAAGGCCGATGATTTAACAGTATTGATTATCCCTTCATCTGCAGTCTTCACCAGCTGCAATGTTGGCATTAAAGCATCTGCATTTGACTCTCCGAATAAATCAGAATGAGCAAAAAATCTGCGGAGATTTATGTAATCTTCATACGGTGCCGTGATTTTTCGGCCATTAGGAAACTGGAATTTAACAAATAGCTGACGTTGTAATTCAACCAATTCCAAATGACTGCACTCAACAGGATAAAGAGCTTCAAGCTGGCTGCGGTCATCATACTTCAAGAAGACAAAAGCATTATTGTGAATCATCAGCTGAGTGACAATCTTGTAGTAAAAATCAAAGGCTGCTATAAATTCATTCGGCCGTAAGCTAAGTAGCTTAGAAATATTTCCATTCACTGGGACAATACCTGCGCTTGTTTTCCTAATATGTTTCGGTTGGAGCTTGGCCGCATTTGTTGCAATAGCATGAATTGCACTTCTTACTACAACAGAAGTATAAGGATCGTCTCCCAATCTCGAGAATACCGGAGTATATCCGGACATCATTTGAAAGGTTGTCTCACCCGGAATCGGACTTGAAGGAGGCTAACCAAACAACCTATC
Proteins encoded in this region:
- a CDS encoding phage portal protein codes for the protein MGDDPYTSVVVRSAIHAIATNAAKLQPKHIRKTSAGIVPVNGNISKLLSLRPNEFIAAFDFYYKIVTQLMIHNNAFVFLKYDDRSQLEALYPVECSHLELVELQRQLFVKFQFPNGRKITAPYEDYINLRRFFAHSDLFGESNADALMPTLQLVKTADEGIINTVKSSAFLRGLLKFTGMLKESDIRLNRDKFVADYMDVTNNGGIAALDSKAEYQESKNDPKMVDSKQLKVIQDKVYRYFNINKAIVTSDYNENQWNAFYESVLEPISIQMSQEFTEKIFTREEQGTGNEIIFEANRFAYAFNTTKISLLYLI